GACGGCCAACCGGATCAGCCGGCCGCCGATGTCCTGCTGGCGGGCCCGCAGCACCTGCTGGAGGGTCTGGTCGATGGTCGGGTTGCGGGCGGCCTCGGCGAGCAGGTCGGGAATGATCTGCGAGGCCAGCGGGTGGCGCAGCGCGTGCGCCACGACCTGGAACAGCAGCGCGAGGTCACCCCGGAGGCTGCCGGTGTCCAGCGCCGGGATCTTGCCGTGCGCGGCGGCGGCGACGATGTCGAGGACCAGGTCCAGCTTCGAACTCCACCGCCGGTAGATCGCGGTCTTGCTCACCCCCGCCCGGCGGGCCACCGCCTCGATGGAGAGCCGGCCGTAGCCGACGGCGGCCAGTTCCCGCATCAGCGCGCGGCGGATGGCCGTGGTGATGTCGTCACGGAGCACCGCCGCACCTGCCGGCGGGCGTCTCTTCTCGGTCGTCACCTGGGGCTCTTTCCGCACGTCACGGCGACCAGGGTAGCGCAACGACGATACGGTTGCGTCCCGACGTGTTTCGGACTAGTGTCCACGCAGCGACGAGGCGGCGCTCCCCCGCACCGGCCACGTCCGGATCATCCTCGCGCGCATCCCGTTGATTCGAAAGATCGGAGCGCCACATCCCATGGCCAACACGGCGCTGGCCGACCCCGACTCCGGCCTCACCCAGGCGCAGCTGGCCGCCCGCTACGGACTGCGGGTGGCCGACCAGCCGCCGTCCCTGGCCGAGTACGGCCGGCGGCTCTGGCACTACCGGCACTTCATCGCCACGTACGCGAACGCGAAGCTGGTCGCCTCGTTCAGCAACGCCCGGCTCGGGCAGCTGTGGCAGGTGCTCACCCCGCTGACCAACGCGGCGGTCTACTACCTGATCTTCGGCCTGGTGCTGCAGCAGAACCGGATCCCGAAC
This genomic stretch from Micromonospora krabiensis harbors:
- a CDS encoding TetR/AcrR family transcriptional regulator, translated to MLRDDITTAIRRALMRELAAVGYGRLSIEAVARRAGVSKTAIYRRWSSKLDLVLDIVAAAAHGKIPALDTGSLRGDLALLFQVVAHALRHPLASQIIPDLLAEAARNPTIDQTLQQVLRARQQDIGGRLIRLAVERGELPPDSDPDAAIDLIVGPLYWRLAIARLPLTDSYLDALVESVVAGLGAQRDVPRPRARPVAG